The following proteins are co-located in the Bacillus pumilus genome:
- a CDS encoding MFS transporter — translation MVSENLKKIRMSEKVGYASGDFACNLIYATVSTYLLFFYTDVYGLSAAAAGTMFLVVRAIDALADPFIGAMVDRTNSRFGRFRPYLLFGAFPFVVLAILCFTTPDFSAMGKLIYAYITYVGLSLTYTFINVPYGALTSAMTRNNQEVVSITSVRMVFANLGGLVVAFFVPFLATLLGDTTGNTALGWQMTMAFLGVLGGALLIFCFKSTNERVTLQKPEEKIKFSDIFVQLRVNRPLVVLSIFFIIIFGVNSISNSVGIYYVTYNLGREDLVKWYGLIGSLPALMVLPFIPRLHKLLGKKKLLNYSLLLNIVGLLALLVIPPSQIVLILIFRLVAAAGSITAGAYMWALIPETVEYGEYKTGKRMGGLIYAVIGFFFKFGMALGGIVPGLVLDRFGYVANQMQTPEALLGILITTTVIPVCLLILAMIDINFYNLDEEKHQKVVRELENRDQVYVDHIDDFKM, via the coding sequence ATGGTTAGTGAGAATTTAAAGAAGATTCGTATGTCTGAAAAAGTGGGATATGCTTCAGGAGATTTCGCATGTAATTTAATTTATGCAACTGTCTCTACGTATCTATTATTTTTTTATACAGATGTATATGGTTTATCAGCGGCAGCAGCAGGGACGATGTTTTTGGTTGTTCGCGCCATCGATGCGCTTGCAGATCCTTTTATTGGGGCAATGGTTGATCGAACGAACAGCCGTTTTGGCCGGTTCAGACCTTACTTGTTATTCGGTGCGTTTCCCTTTGTGGTACTCGCAATCCTTTGCTTTACGACACCTGACTTTTCCGCTATGGGCAAACTTATTTATGCCTACATCACGTATGTCGGTTTATCGCTTACATACACGTTCATCAACGTTCCTTATGGGGCTTTAACATCCGCAATGACAAGAAATAACCAAGAGGTTGTCAGCATTACGTCTGTTCGTATGGTTTTTGCAAATCTCGGCGGTTTGGTTGTTGCTTTTTTTGTTCCTTTTCTTGCGACTTTATTAGGCGATACAACTGGAAATACAGCACTTGGCTGGCAGATGACGATGGCATTTCTCGGCGTTCTTGGCGGCGCATTACTTATTTTCTGTTTTAAAAGCACAAATGAACGCGTCACGCTTCAAAAGCCTGAGGAAAAGATTAAATTCAGCGATATCTTTGTCCAGTTACGAGTGAATCGTCCGCTTGTTGTGTTAAGTATTTTCTTTATCATTATTTTTGGCGTGAACTCGATCAGCAACTCAGTAGGGATTTATTATGTGACATATAACCTTGGCAGAGAAGATTTAGTGAAGTGGTACGGACTCATTGGCAGCCTGCCAGCTTTAATGGTGCTGCCGTTTATTCCGCGGCTACACAAGCTGCTAGGAAAGAAAAAACTGCTGAATTATTCATTATTGCTGAATATCGTAGGTCTTCTTGCTCTACTTGTGATACCGCCGAGTCAAATTGTTCTGATTCTTATTTTCAGACTCGTCGCTGCTGCTGGGAGTATTACAGCAGGTGCTTATATGTGGGCGCTCATTCCTGAAACGGTTGAATATGGCGAATATAAAACAGGGAAAAGGATGGGCGGGCTCATCTACGCAGTGATTGGATTCTTCTTTAAATTTGGCATGGCATTAGGCGGGATCGTTCCAGGTCTTGTACTCGATCGGTTTGGCTATGTAGCGAACCAAATGCAAACACCAGAAGCATTACTTGGCATTTTAATCACTACAACGGTTATTCCTGTATGCTTACTGATTTTAGCGATGATTGATATTAATTTTTATAACCTGGATGAAGAAAAACATCAAAAAGTCGTGAGGGAGCTAGAGAATAGGGATCAGGTGTATGTCGATCATATTGACGATTTTAAAATGTAA
- the csaA gene encoding chaperone CsaA — MADIEQFLALDMRVGTIIEAEFFAEARVPALKLKIDFGAEIGLKQSSAQLTKRYTAENLIGKQIVAVVNFPPRRIAGFKSEVLVLGGMPSKEDVVLLATDEPVENGTKIG; from the coding sequence ATGGCAGATATTGAACAGTTTTTAGCGTTAGATATGCGTGTTGGGACAATAATAGAAGCAGAATTTTTTGCAGAAGCCAGAGTACCTGCACTGAAACTAAAGATTGATTTTGGTGCCGAAATTGGTCTAAAGCAATCTAGTGCACAGCTGACAAAACGTTATACCGCTGAGAATCTGATCGGCAAACAAATCGTGGCAGTCGTCAATTTCCCGCCAAGAAGAATTGCAGGATTCAAATCAGAAGTGCTTGTCTTAGGAGGCATGCCGTCGAAAGAAGACGTTGTCTTGCTTGCCACAGATGAGCCGGTTGAAAATGGGACGAAAATAGGATAA
- the xylR gene encoding transcriptional repressor XylR — protein MNIADQNFVKKINQKLLLKEILHHAPISRAKLSERTGLNKSTVSSQVSTLMKEHLVYEIGQGESSGGRRPVLLMFNKRAGYSIGIDVGVDYVNGILTDLEGSIIHEEQLKLPSSSPDVTIRILIELIHQLIAQIPSSPYGLIGIGLCIPGLVDADEQIVFTPHSKWKNVDLKTTLQDTFQVPVFIENEANAGAYGEKIFGAAKHYDHLIYASIGTGIGIGIILNHHLYRGAYGFSGEMGHMTIDFNGPTCSCGNRGCWELYASEKALFQSLQTNGQHVSYQDIEQLAKLNDMKTLNALRNFGFYLGLGLTNVLHTFNPQAVILRNKVIESQPTVLSVIQDEVSSRMNAQFSSRVELLPSSLGHNAPALGMTSLVTEAFLHDATLSQ, from the coding sequence GTGAATATCGCTGATCAGAACTTTGTGAAAAAAATAAATCAAAAGCTATTGCTAAAAGAAATCCTCCATCATGCGCCAATCTCTAGAGCGAAATTATCTGAACGCACTGGTTTAAATAAATCGACTGTTTCATCTCAAGTGAGTACGTTAATGAAAGAACATCTCGTCTATGAAATCGGCCAAGGTGAATCTAGCGGCGGGAGAAGACCTGTTTTACTCATGTTTAATAAACGCGCAGGATACTCAATTGGCATTGATGTCGGTGTTGATTATGTAAACGGCATTTTAACAGACCTTGAAGGGTCTATTATCCATGAAGAGCAGCTCAAGCTCCCATCAAGCTCTCCTGATGTAACCATACGCATATTAATTGAATTGATTCATCAGTTGATCGCACAAATCCCCTCTTCCCCATACGGACTTATTGGCATTGGCCTTTGTATACCTGGGTTAGTGGATGCAGATGAACAAATCGTGTTTACACCTCATTCAAAATGGAAAAATGTTGACCTGAAAACAACGCTCCAAGATACCTTCCAAGTACCCGTCTTCATTGAAAATGAAGCAAATGCCGGTGCATATGGCGAAAAAATCTTTGGTGCCGCTAAACACTATGACCACCTGATTTATGCAAGTATCGGCACTGGAATTGGAATCGGTATCATTCTCAATCATCATTTATATAGAGGCGCATACGGTTTTTCTGGTGAAATGGGACATATGACGATCGACTTTAATGGACCAACATGCAGCTGTGGAAACCGTGGATGCTGGGAGCTGTATGCATCTGAGAAAGCATTGTTTCAGTCACTTCAAACAAATGGCCAGCACGTATCCTATCAAGACATTGAACAGCTGGCAAAGTTAAATGATATGAAAACACTCAATGCCTTGCGCAACTTTGGCTTTTATCTTGGCTTGGGTCTCACAAACGTCCTGCACACCTTTAACCCGCAAGCCGTTATTTTACGAAATAAGGTCATTGAATCACAGCCAACGGTTCTGAGTGTCATTCAAGATGAGGTATCCTCTAGAATGAATGCACAATTCAGTTCACGTGTTGAGCTGCTCCCTTCATCATTAGGGCACAACGCACCGGCGTTAGGGATGACATCTCTTGTCACTGAAGCTTTCCTGCATGATGCTACCCTTTCCCAATGA
- the xylB gene encoding xylulokinase: MKYVMGIDLGTSGVKAILVDESGKVCCEASKPYRLIQDKPGYCEQHPEDWVEQTIAAMRELMARQPAHSRRVEGISFSGQMHGLVLLDESRQVLRPAILWNDTRTTEQCTRITKKLGDRLQKITKNQALEGFTLPKLLWVKEHEPDIDQQIDMFLLPKDYVRFRLTGAIHIDYSDAAGTLLLDIGEQTWSKEICQAFDIPPHVCPPLVLSEAEVGTLLPQVARETGIKEGAKVFAGGADNACGAIGAGILSSGHTLCSIGTSGVILSYEEDHERELQGNLHLFHHAQKDAFYTMGVTLSAGYSLEWTKSLLAPEKSFQALLEGVADVAPGANGLLFTPYLVGERTPYADSIIRGSLIGLDSRHERAHMVRAVLEGITFSLNESIALFRQAGKRIESIVSIGGGARSQTWLQMQADIFQAEVIQLENEQGPALGAAMLAGVGSGWYPSLEACADQFIHQAAVYEPNQQRVDVYAHLFRLYQSIYTKTRDIQVGLKQYRSI, translated from the coding sequence ATGAAGTATGTGATGGGAATTGATCTTGGAACGAGCGGAGTCAAAGCGATATTAGTAGATGAGAGCGGAAAGGTGTGCTGCGAAGCTTCTAAGCCTTACCGCCTCATTCAAGATAAACCAGGATATTGTGAGCAGCATCCTGAGGATTGGGTAGAGCAGACGATTGCCGCAATGAGAGAACTCATGGCGAGGCAGCCTGCTCATTCAAGGCGAGTAGAAGGGATCAGCTTTTCTGGACAGATGCATGGTTTAGTTTTATTAGATGAATCACGCCAAGTGCTCCGCCCCGCAATCTTGTGGAATGATACAAGAACGACAGAGCAATGTACACGCATCACAAAAAAGCTAGGGGACCGGCTGCAAAAGATCACTAAAAACCAGGCGTTAGAAGGATTCACACTGCCAAAATTATTATGGGTAAAGGAGCATGAACCAGATATTGATCAACAAATAGACATGTTTTTACTTCCAAAAGATTATGTCAGATTTCGATTAACCGGCGCTATTCATATTGATTATTCCGATGCGGCTGGCACTTTACTGTTAGATATCGGAGAACAGACGTGGAGTAAGGAGATTTGTCAGGCATTTGATATTCCTCCTCATGTTTGCCCGCCGCTTGTCTTATCAGAGGCGGAGGTCGGTACACTTTTGCCTCAAGTTGCACGGGAGACTGGGATCAAAGAAGGTGCGAAAGTCTTTGCAGGGGGAGCAGATAATGCGTGCGGGGCAATCGGTGCTGGCATTTTGTCATCCGGTCACACGTTATGCAGCATTGGCACATCCGGTGTCATTCTCTCCTACGAAGAGGACCATGAAAGAGAGCTGCAAGGAAACTTGCATTTGTTTCATCATGCACAAAAAGACGCTTTTTATACAATGGGTGTCACTCTTTCAGCAGGATATAGCCTTGAATGGACAAAATCCTTACTGGCTCCAGAAAAATCGTTCCAAGCGCTGCTAGAGGGTGTGGCTGATGTAGCGCCAGGAGCGAATGGATTGCTCTTTACCCCTTATTTAGTTGGGGAAAGAACGCCATATGCGGATTCAATCATTCGCGGAAGCTTGATTGGATTAGACAGCAGGCATGAAAGGGCGCATATGGTCAGAGCTGTGCTAGAGGGGATCACCTTCTCGTTAAATGAATCAATTGCTTTATTCCGGCAGGCAGGAAAAAGAATAGAGTCTATTGTGTCCATTGGCGGCGGTGCGAGAAGTCAAACATGGCTTCAAATGCAGGCAGATATTTTTCAGGCGGAGGTCATCCAGTTAGAAAATGAACAAGGGCCCGCTTTAGGTGCAGCGATGCTTGCAGGGGTTGGCTCCGGATGGTATCCATCACTTGAAGCATGCGCTGATCAGTTTATTCATCAAGCGGCCGTATATGAGCCAAATCAGCAGCGTGTTGATGTCTATGCCCATCTATTTCGTTTGTATCAAAGCATTTATACAAAAACAAGAGACATACAGGTCGGTTTAAAGCAGTATCGTTCCATCTAG
- a CDS encoding glycoside hydrolase family 43 protein: MKITNPVLKGFNPDPSICRVGDDYYIAVSTFEWFPGVQIYHSKDLVHWRLAARPLQKTSQLDMKGNPDSGGVWAPCLSYADGQFWLIYSDIKVVDGPFKDGHNYLVTASEVDGEWSEPIRLNSSGFDPSLFHDQNGKKYVLNMLWDHREKHHSFAGIALQEYSVPEKKLIGQRKIIFKGTSIKLTEAPHLYHFGDYYYLLTAEGGTRYEHAATIARSSHIEGPYEVHPDNPILSAFHEPSHPLQKCGHASIVHTHTNEWYLAHLTGRPIQSNKESIFQQRGWCPLGRETAIQKLEWKDGWPYVVGGKEGAMEVEAPAISEKVFSPTHHTVDEFKESALNRHFQTLRIPFTDQIGSLTENPHHLRLYGQESLTSKFTQAFVARRWQSFYFEAETAVSFFPKNFQQAAGLVNYYNTENWTALQVTYDEELGRILELSVCENLTFSQPLTNKIVIPDEVTYVYLKVTVQKETYKYSYSFDQQEWEEIDVPFESSHLSDDFIRGGGFFTGAFVGMQCQDTSGERLPADFNYFRYEETGE; the protein is encoded by the coding sequence ATGAAGATTACCAACCCAGTGCTAAAAGGGTTTAACCCGGACCCGAGTATTTGCCGTGTAGGAGACGATTATTACATTGCAGTCTCTACATTTGAATGGTTTCCAGGGGTTCAAATTTATCATTCGAAGGATCTTGTCCATTGGCGGCTCGCCGCGCGCCCTTTGCAAAAAACATCTCAACTAGACATGAAAGGAAATCCCGATTCAGGAGGGGTATGGGCACCGTGCTTAAGCTATGCCGATGGCCAGTTTTGGCTCATCTATTCAGATATTAAAGTAGTGGATGGCCCGTTTAAGGATGGTCATAATTATTTGGTCACGGCAAGCGAAGTCGATGGCGAGTGGAGCGAACCGATTCGGCTCAATAGCTCTGGATTTGATCCATCTTTATTCCATGATCAAAACGGGAAGAAATACGTATTAAATATGCTGTGGGATCATAGAGAAAAGCACCATTCCTTTGCAGGTATTGCCTTGCAGGAATACAGTGTGCCTGAAAAGAAACTGATCGGTCAGAGGAAGATCATTTTTAAAGGCACGTCTATTAAACTGACAGAAGCCCCGCATCTTTATCACTTTGGTGATTACTATTATTTATTAACGGCAGAAGGGGGCACTCGGTACGAGCATGCGGCCACGATTGCCCGGTCCTCGCATATTGAAGGGCCTTATGAGGTTCATCCTGATAACCCGATCTTAAGTGCTTTCCATGAGCCTAGCCATCCGCTTCAAAAATGCGGGCATGCCTCAATTGTTCATACGCATACAAATGAATGGTACTTGGCTCATCTCACGGGCCGTCCGATTCAATCAAATAAGGAATCTATTTTTCAACAAAGAGGTTGGTGTCCTTTAGGAAGAGAGACAGCGATTCAAAAGCTCGAATGGAAAGATGGCTGGCCTTATGTGGTAGGCGGAAAAGAAGGAGCAATGGAAGTTGAAGCGCCAGCAATAAGTGAAAAAGTCTTCTCTCCAACGCACCATACAGTCGATGAATTTAAAGAATCGGCGTTAAATAGACATTTCCAAACATTAAGAATCCCTTTTACTGATCAGATAGGTTCATTGACGGAGAACCCTCATCATTTAAGGCTATACGGTCAGGAGTCTCTTACGTCTAAATTTACCCAAGCGTTTGTTGCAAGGCGCTGGCAAAGCTTTTATTTTGAAGCTGAGACAGCTGTTTCATTCTTTCCAAAAAATTTTCAGCAAGCCGCTGGTCTTGTGAATTATTATAATACGGAAAACTGGACAGCGCTTCAGGTAACATATGACGAGGAGCTTGGCCGTATCCTTGAATTATCCGTCTGCGAAAATCTGACCTTTTCTCAGCCGTTGACAAATAAAATCGTCATTCCAGACGAGGTCACGTATGTGTATTTAAAAGTGACCGTTCAGAAAGAGACGTACAAATATTCTTATTCTTTTGACCAGCAAGAGTGGGAGGAGATTGATGTGCCGTTTGAATCAAGTCATTTATCCGATGATTTCATTCGCGGAGGGGGATTTTTTACAGGGGCATTTGTCGGCATGCAGTGCCAAGATACAAGCGGCGAGCGTCTGCCAGCTGATTTCAATTATTTTCGCTATGAGGAAACAGGTGAATAA
- the xylA gene encoding xylose isomerase, with translation MVKSNMKSLRSLEAVGKIQYEGKQSKNPLAFKYYDPNEMIGGKTMKDHLRFSVAYWHTLTADGTDMFGTGTMQRAWDSYSGMDLAKARLEVAFQLFDLLEVPYFSFHDRDIAPEGDTLQETNQQLDIILERMKDYMQQSGVKLLWNTANMFKHPRFVHGAATSCHADVFAYAAAQVKKGIETAKELGAENYVFWGGREGYDTLLNTDMKRELDHMATFLHMAVDYAKEIGYTGQFLIEPKPKEPTTHQYDSDAATSIAFLKQYGLDSHFKLNIEANHATLAGHTFEHELRVARIHGLLGSVDANQGNSLLGWDTDEFPTDLYATTLAMYEILQNGGLGTGGLNFDAKVRRASFELEDILYAHIAGMDAFAKGLRVAHRLIEDRVFEDVIKHRYRSFSEGIGRDISEGKANFHTLEEYALTHPFIRNESGREEQLKARLNQYLLED, from the coding sequence ATGGTCAAATCAAATATGAAATCCTTACGCAGTTTAGAGGCGGTTGGCAAAATTCAATATGAAGGAAAACAATCAAAAAACCCACTTGCTTTTAAATATTATGATCCGAACGAAATGATTGGTGGAAAAACAATGAAAGACCACCTGCGTTTCTCAGTCGCTTATTGGCACACATTGACTGCTGATGGAACAGACATGTTTGGAACGGGCACCATGCAGAGAGCCTGGGACTCCTATAGCGGAATGGATTTGGCGAAAGCTAGATTAGAAGTGGCTTTTCAGCTTTTTGACCTATTGGAGGTTCCGTATTTTTCATTCCATGACCGTGATATTGCACCAGAGGGAGACACGCTTCAAGAGACGAACCAACAGTTAGACATCATTTTAGAAAGGATGAAAGATTACATGCAGCAAAGCGGGGTGAAGCTGCTGTGGAACACTGCCAACATGTTCAAGCATCCCCGGTTTGTACATGGCGCTGCTACATCTTGTCATGCAGATGTATTTGCCTATGCGGCTGCGCAAGTCAAGAAAGGAATTGAAACCGCAAAAGAACTCGGTGCAGAAAATTACGTTTTCTGGGGAGGACGAGAAGGTTACGACACACTGCTGAATACAGATATGAAAAGAGAGCTTGACCACATGGCGACCTTTTTGCACATGGCTGTTGATTATGCAAAAGAAATTGGGTACACCGGTCAATTTTTAATTGAGCCAAAGCCAAAGGAGCCGACAACCCATCAATATGACTCAGATGCAGCGACATCTATCGCCTTTTTAAAGCAATACGGATTAGATTCACATTTTAAATTAAATATCGAGGCCAATCATGCAACGCTAGCTGGTCATACATTTGAACATGAATTACGTGTAGCAAGAATTCATGGACTGCTCGGCTCTGTTGATGCGAACCAAGGCAATTCGCTTCTAGGCTGGGACACTGATGAATTCCCAACCGATTTATATGCCACAACACTGGCCATGTATGAAATTCTGCAAAATGGTGGACTTGGAACTGGGGGTCTCAATTTTGATGCAAAGGTCAGAAGAGCCTCCTTTGAACTTGAAGATATTTTGTATGCCCATATTGCGGGAATGGATGCGTTCGCAAAAGGGCTGCGGGTGGCTCATAGACTCATCGAAGATCGTGTGTTTGAAGATGTAATCAAGCACCGGTACCGCAGCTTTTCTGAAGGAATTGGACGCGACATTTCAGAAGGGAAAGCAAACTTTCATACATTAGAAGAATATGCTTTGACGCATCCTTTCATCAGAAACGAATCGGGAAGAGAGGAACAGCTGAAAGCACGATTGAATCAATACTTGTTAGAAGATTAA
- a CDS encoding molybdopterin oxidoreductase family protein, translating into MTDYTAMKDGIFKSVCSLDCPDQCGLLIHKENGKIVKVQGDPDHPVTQGNICNKVRNVTARLYDEKRLTTPLKRVGRKGDGQFAPITWEEAIETIRQKWTKLIEEKGAESILPYSFYGNMGNLNAEGMDRRFFYRLGSSQLDRTICQSAGTTGYKYTMGASIGTDPEDTIHTKLFIFWGINAVSTNMHQITLAQKARKQGAKIVVIDVHKNQTGRMADWFIPLRPGTDSALALGIMHVLFEEERTDASFLETYTVGHKELREHVKQYDPETVEHITGVPKNDIIALARMYAETSPSLIRIGNGLQHHDNGGMSIRTIACLPALTGQWLHKGGGAMKSNSSFLSYNETALQRPDLLKERSPRTFNMNQLGSVLTNAKPSVDSLFVYSCNPAVVTPEANKVREGLLREDLFTVVHDLFLTETAAYADIILPATSAFENEDFYTSYWHHYIQIQEPVIERYGESKSNTEVFRLLAHAMGFEDDAFRETDAELMEQALHHPENPHYEDISYEALKEKTWIKAKRGAFQDLKLPTPSGKIELYSEQMKQDGYPALPTYVPLYQESDYPLTFIPGPNHNFLNSTFSLHEKHQKLEKFPELHMNEQDAKERKIEDGDMVRVLNDRGECELVVSVGHNVLSGVVVSQGLWADQKGKKHLVNGLTPDRLADMGGGATFFSGRVEVEKLS; encoded by the coding sequence ATGACCGATTATACAGCAATGAAAGACGGAATTTTCAAATCAGTTTGTTCGTTAGATTGCCCGGATCAGTGCGGTCTTTTAATACATAAAGAAAACGGGAAGATCGTGAAAGTTCAGGGAGATCCAGACCATCCTGTGACACAAGGAAACATATGCAACAAAGTGCGAAATGTCACAGCCCGCTTATATGATGAAAAACGACTGACGACTCCTTTAAAACGTGTTGGCCGAAAAGGAGACGGTCAGTTTGCGCCTATTACGTGGGAAGAAGCCATTGAAACCATTCGGCAAAAATGGACAAAGCTGATCGAAGAAAAAGGTGCAGAAAGTATTTTACCTTACAGCTTCTATGGAAACATGGGCAATCTTAATGCAGAGGGAATGGACCGCCGCTTTTTCTATCGTCTTGGTTCAAGTCAGTTGGATCGAACCATCTGTCAGTCAGCTGGAACGACTGGCTATAAATATACAATGGGCGCAAGCATTGGGACAGATCCAGAAGACACCATTCATACAAAACTATTTATCTTTTGGGGCATCAATGCTGTGTCGACCAATATGCACCAAATTACCTTGGCTCAAAAAGCTCGAAAGCAAGGGGCAAAGATTGTTGTCATTGATGTTCACAAAAATCAAACCGGCCGGATGGCAGATTGGTTCATCCCGCTTCGACCTGGTACTGACAGTGCGCTTGCCCTTGGCATCATGCATGTCCTTTTTGAAGAGGAGCGTACAGATGCTTCATTTTTAGAGACATACACGGTCGGCCACAAGGAGCTTCGCGAGCATGTGAAGCAGTATGATCCAGAAACTGTTGAGCATATCACGGGTGTCCCTAAAAACGATATCATCGCACTTGCAAGAATGTATGCAGAGACATCACCATCTCTAATTCGCATTGGCAATGGTTTGCAGCATCATGATAATGGCGGAATGAGTATTCGAACCATCGCCTGCCTCCCTGCCCTGACTGGTCAATGGCTGCACAAAGGCGGCGGTGCGATGAAATCGAACTCTTCTTTTCTCAGCTATAATGAAACAGCTCTTCAGCGGCCGGATCTATTAAAGGAACGCTCGCCTAGAACATTTAATATGAATCAGCTAGGCAGTGTGCTGACGAATGCAAAGCCTTCCGTAGATTCACTTTTCGTCTACTCTTGCAACCCAGCCGTCGTAACACCTGAAGCAAATAAAGTAAGAGAAGGTTTGCTGAGAGAGGACTTATTTACAGTTGTTCATGACTTGTTCCTTACAGAGACAGCCGCATATGCAGACATTATTCTGCCGGCGACATCTGCCTTTGAAAACGAGGATTTCTATACATCGTACTGGCATCATTATATTCAAATTCAAGAGCCGGTCATTGAACGCTATGGAGAAAGCAAATCCAACACTGAAGTATTTCGCCTTTTGGCTCATGCCATGGGCTTTGAAGATGACGCCTTCCGCGAGACAGATGCGGAACTCATGGAACAAGCCCTTCATCACCCGGAAAACCCGCATTATGAAGACATTTCATATGAAGCATTAAAAGAGAAAACGTGGATCAAAGCAAAACGAGGGGCTTTCCAGGACTTAAAGCTTCCTACCCCAAGCGGGAAAATTGAGCTTTACTCTGAACAAATGAAGCAAGACGGATATCCAGCACTTCCAACCTATGTACCCCTTTATCAGGAAAGTGATTATCCGCTTACCTTTATACCGGGGCCGAACCATAATTTTCTTAATTCCACCTTCTCACTTCATGAAAAGCACCAAAAGCTCGAGAAATTTCCGGAGCTTCATATGAATGAACAAGATGCAAAAGAGAGAAAGATTGAAGATGGTGACATGGTGCGTGTGCTGAATGATCGGGGAGAATGTGAGCTTGTCGTTTCAGTCGGTCACAATGTATTATCTGGCGTTGTGGTCAGTCAAGGATTATGGGCGGATCAAAAAGGCAAAAAGCATTTGGTCAATGGATTAACACCTGATCGTTTGGCAGATATGGGTGGCGGTGCCACGTTCTTTTCCGGCAGAGTCGAGGTTGAAAAATTATCATAG
- a CDS encoding site-2 protease family protein, whose amino-acid sequence MFTLSDMWTFCWSFFVILPIVAILHQLGHVVVAWMFGAKVSFALGRGKQVLKIGVVEIRRIYFLDAFCHYEEMRKNNRLSHILVYLGGSLCNLLSVLILNTMIANDFLPEHQFFYQFAYFSVYYVFFALLPVQYADHHPSDGQAIVNIIRHGEPCDIID is encoded by the coding sequence TTGTTTACATTGTCAGATATGTGGACGTTTTGCTGGTCGTTTTTCGTCATTCTTCCTATCGTTGCCATCCTGCATCAGCTAGGCCATGTTGTGGTCGCATGGATGTTTGGGGCAAAGGTTTCTTTTGCGCTTGGCAGAGGCAAACAAGTGCTGAAAATAGGTGTAGTTGAAATTAGACGAATCTATTTTCTAGATGCATTTTGCCATTATGAAGAAATGAGGAAAAATAACCGTTTGTCGCACATTCTTGTCTACTTAGGCGGATCATTATGCAACCTGCTCAGTGTTCTCATACTGAATACAATGATCGCCAATGATTTCCTGCCAGAACATCAATTTTTCTATCAATTTGCTTACTTCTCAGTCTACTATGTATTTTTTGCGCTGCTGCCAGTACAATATGCAGATCATCATCCGAGTGACGGGCAAGCGATTGTGAACATCATTCGGCACGGTGAACCATGTGACATCATTGACTAA
- a CDS encoding glycoside hydrolase family 11 protein, translating into MNFKRLRLLFVMCIGLTLILTAVPAHAMTITNNQMGNHSGYDYELWKDYGNTSMTLNNGGAFSAQWNNIGNALFRKGKKFDSTKTHHQLGNISINYNASFNPGGNSYLCVYGWTQSPLAEYYIVDSWGTYRPTGTHKGTFTVDGGTYDIYETTRVNQPSIIGIATFKQYWSVRQTKRTSGTVSVSQHFKKWESLGMPMGKMYETALTVEGYRSNGSANVMTNQLFIGR; encoded by the coding sequence ATGAATTTCAAAAGATTGAGGCTATTGTTTGTGATGTGCATTGGACTGACGCTTATACTGACTGCTGTACCAGCTCATGCAATGACGATTACCAATAATCAAATGGGTAACCATAGTGGCTACGATTATGAATTATGGAAGGATTATGGAAATACATCGATGACGCTTAATAATGGCGGGGCATTTAGCGCGCAATGGAACAATATCGGAAATGCTTTGTTCCGAAAAGGAAAGAAGTTTGATTCCACTAAAACTCATCATCAGCTTGGCAACATCTCCATCAATTACAACGCAAGCTTTAACCCAGGCGGAAATTCGTATTTATGTGTCTATGGCTGGACACAATCTCCACTAGCTGAATACTACATTGTTGATTCATGGGGCACGTATCGTCCAACAGGAACACATAAAGGAACATTTACTGTAGATGGAGGCACATATGACATTTATGAAACAACCCGTGTCAATCAGCCTTCCATTATTGGGATTGCGACCTTCAAGCAATATTGGAGTGTACGTCAAACAAAACGTACAAGCGGGACTGTATCCGTCAGTCAGCATTTTAAAAAATGGGAAAGCTTAGGGATGCCAATGGGAAAAATGTATGAAACAGCATTAACTGTAGAAGGCTACCGAAGCAATGGAAGTGCGAATGTGATGACCAATCAACTGTTTATTGGACGATAA